GACGACTGAATTTATTCTTTTGCGTAATGttttcatcatatatatacatgttgaTTGTTGACggatcgattttttttttgtctttttttctgaTATGAGTGACGGATCGATTTACTGCAAAGAAAATCGAAATTCAATAGTCTAGCTAGTCTTATTTGAGAAGATATACCATAGATAGACTCGTAACAACGGAAATAACTTTGATCATGTCATGTTACTGTGTTAGGAACGGAAACTATACTGCAGAAATACGTACATGATCTGAATTGAATATATTAATAACTCTGTCAAACTAGTAACATGTCATATTTATTATAATGAactataatcaaaatataaaataatcacCCCTCTCATCTCGTGCAAATCAATATTTGATACATATTTTCAACATcgtataaataaatgtaaatatgaaaaaagaaagttacaTAAGTCTCTGTACGTATATCTATCATACAATATATCTACAAAatacaagaaattaaagaacCAGCAATAACAGAATTTGTTGAGACACAAGGTAGATTAAATTATTctaaacaaaaccctaaacaaacTTAATTAAGATAGTATAATTATTGGCGACAAAATGTAACTATAATAGTATAGAAATATATCATTTGTTGTGAAGCGGGTTAGGACCTTTGGGAACTAATCTAGCAGAAGCTCCGTAGATCCGATCATACTTCTTGTCGGCGGTCACTTCCGATAATATTCTCTTGCCGTCAAAACTTAATCGCTGGAACTCCTCCGTCGTCGTCATACTAGGGAGCTTGCGGCCGGCGGAAGAGGAATGAAGCCCGGCCAAAATGAAGATCATGACGATTAGAAACGATAATCTTTGGCTCCaaactttcattttgttttgaatgttttctctccgtaagagtttttttttttcttgactaaTCTTTTGTTGATGTCGATGAGTTAAGCTTAAGATTTATATTAATTACGGGATCGTGACAATGGACTTGTAAGGAAACGAACGAAATTTCTCTCAAGTCCATTAAATATTGGTAACCTCTATTGACGAAACTAACCTCTCCTTTGACTATAAGAAAGTTCAAACgtataatacaattttttagtttatacgtaattattatataaccatgatctttttcttcatcgtTCCAAGTTCACAAATTTCTATTATTAAGTAACgaaatataagaagaaaaacactaaAAGTAACTTTATGTCTATATTTAGTGTGTTGATTAATAACATAATTTTTGCTGAggtgttttagggttttcttttcGTAAATCAAACTTCAATTGCAATGAGTTTGATTATTCCTCTTTACTATAGTCTCACCGTCATCGTGGAGCATGTTTTATCGTTTTGGTAAAGTGAGAAACAGAAGTCACGACGTTTTCACAAATGGGAACATGATT
This sequence is a window from Arabidopsis thaliana chromosome 1 sequence. Protein-coding genes within it:
- the CLE14 gene encoding CLAVATA3/ESR-RELATED 14 (CLAVATA3/ESR-RELATED 14 (CLE14); Has 8 Blast hits to 8 proteins in 3 species: Archae - 0; Bacteria - 0; Metazoa - 0; Fungi - 0; Plants - 8; Viruses - 0; Other Eukaryotes - 0 (source: NCBI BLink).), which produces MKVWSQRLSFLIVMIFILAGLHSSSAGRKLPSMTTTEEFQRLSFDGKRILSEVTADKKYDRIYGASARLVPKGPNPLHNK